Proteins from one Antennarius striatus isolate MH-2024 chromosome 12, ASM4005453v1, whole genome shotgun sequence genomic window:
- the LOC137605138 gene encoding uncharacterized protein C13orf42, translated as MFRKINNAFRPNHQGHRGRDGGGGRSERDYHNACTVRLVRSTSMLVVGGRSQEPVGSTLKRSKSTVSIESTLYYYQRQEDRIWLYSQGQNCLEYLEALVALRRQYTKSVSDLKINTATVSSKKKPPPPPPRREEPTPGAKPSAPPVLNEEDTLQFFDEVIASCDSEPGRKPYTDDGHADVDFIVACSSAEHDLHSNWVLRVPRDESGQKAVPECANERTPKKKNQSGSTSSRLRLQRNPIHLPKVVESAFQTLRFKPKLKKK; from the exons ATGTTCAGGAAGATCAATAACGCTTTCCGACCCAACCATCAGGGCCACAGAGGGCGGGATGGTGGTGGGGGTCGGTCCGAGAGGGACTACCACAACGCCTGCACCGTCCGGCTGGTCCGCAGCACCTCCATGCTGGTGGTTGGAGGAAGAAGTCAGGAACCCGTGGGATCGACTTTAAAACGCAGCAAAAGTACAGTGAGCATCGAGTCCACGTTGTACTACTACCAGAGACAGGAGGACCGGATCTGGCTCTACTCCCAGGGTCAGAACTGTCTGGAGTACCTGGAGGCCCTTGTGGCTTTGAGAAGGCAATACACCAAGAGTGTGAGTGACCTAAAAATCAACACGGCTACAGTGTCCTCCAAGAAGAAGCCCCCACCGCCCCCACCGAGAAGAGAAGAACCG aCACCAGGAGCCAAACCTTCTGCCCCCCCAGTCCTGAATGAAGAGGACACTTTGCAGTTCTTCGATGAGGTCATCGCCAGCTGTGACAGCGAACCTGGACGCAAGCCTTATACAGATGACGGACACGCAGACGTGGACTTCATAG TGGCGTGCAGTTCTGCTGAGCATGACCTCCACTCTAATTGGGTCCTCCGTGTTCCTCGAGATGAGTCCGGGCAGAAAGCGGTTCCAGAATGTGCCAATGAAAGAACCCCGAAGAAGAAAAACCAAAGCGGGTCGACGAGCAGCCGGCTGAGGCTGCAGAGGAACCCGATCCATCTGCCCAAAGTGGTGGAGAGCGCATTCCAGACGCTGCGCTTCAAGCCCAAACTAAAAAAGAAGTGA
- the LOC137605137 gene encoding TLR adapter interacting with SLC15A4 on the lysosome yields MLCEGRLFCMTYGDLEELDPLPPQNALQSAAPLIPDAIRYSPLVHRNSSERAGCAGDRDASLESLTRPLLSTDLHRALPGRQTSLEIEIPAHACSVGEAPFLVPSSCQSICQNFSDLRIGGDQVLPLSANEAQLHLCTEPQAAGPFLQSCDVLPAVDDSPPGQITQGGLLHPQRGGSHRWRQGSARDRSFLFQDREGPFSNSLLNHYLEQKLMDLCQQYMMEKMARERDSNLGPVYPLLGSELVLTSLDHITLQLSREGNVEAGLAKDVVLSCLLRVAGDKQSSEISTPFLQISNEASREQLPENDDK; encoded by the coding sequence ATGCTTTGTGAAGGCAGATTGTTCTGCATGACCTACGGagacctggaggagctggacccCCTACCTCCTCAGAATGCTCTCCAGAGTGCTGCTCCTCTCATTCCAGACGCCATCAGATACTCTCCGCTCGTTCATCGTAATTCCTCTGAGCGGGCGGGTTGTGCAGGTGACAGAGATGCTTCTCTGGAGTCGCTGACTCGTCCTTTGCTATCCACGGATCTCCACAGAGCCCTGCCGGGCAGACAAACCTCTCTAGAGATAGAGATACCGGCTCACGCTTGCTCAGTTGGCGAAGCCCCCTTCTTGGTTCCCTCCTCCTGCCAGAGCATCTGCCAAAATTTCAGCGACCTCCGTATTGGAGGGGACCAGGTCTTGCCCCTCTCAGCCAATGAAGCCCAGCTCCACCTCTGTACTGAACCCCAGGCTGCTGGCCCTTTCCTCCAGTCCTGCGACGTCCTCCCGGCTGTGGATGATTCCCCCCCGGGACAGATAACTCAAGGTGGCCTCCTGCATCCGCAGAGGGGAGGTTCACATCGATGGAGACAGGGGAGCGCCCGTGATCGCAGCTTTTTGTTTCAGGATCGTGAAGGTCCGTTCTCCAACTCTCTTCTAAACCACTACCTGGAGCAGAAACTCATGGATTTGTGTCAGCAATACATGATGGAGAAAATGGCCAGAGAACGCGACTCAAACCTGGGCCCCGTTTACCCTCTGTTGGGCTCAGAGCTGGTCCTGACCAGCTTAGACCACATCACTTTACAACTGAGTCGGGAAGGTAATGTGGAGGCCGGACTGGCCAAGGACGTGGTCCTCAGCTGCCTCCTGCGGGTGGCTGGAGACAAGCAGTCCAGTGAGATCAGCACGCCCTTCCTGCAGATTTCAAACGAGGCGTCCAGGGAGCAGCTTCCAGAGAATGACGACAAGTGA